DNA from Thermoplasmata archaeon:
ATAGGCGACAGTCCGAGATATCTCCTTTATTGGAGCGCCTGATGATTTCTCGGACATCTCTATATGAAAGTTTGCTCATGGCCCCAGGTAATTTCTCCGAGAGCAAGTATTTATGGGATATCACAGGAACTCCTCCATGACAAAACCTTAATAACCCCCTCATCATTTTGGTATTTGGTTGACGGCCATAGCGGCGGGGAAACACCCGGTCCCGTTCCGAACCCGGAAGTTAAGCCCGTCTGCGTAGGGGTCTGTACTGCGGTGCGCGAGCCCGCGGGAAGGCCCCCACGCTGTCAACCACCTTTTTATCATGCCCGGCTCCGAAACGATTTTATATTGGTCACCGGTGCGGGGGTGTGAAGGGTGAAAAGGACTGAGGGAGGGATGGGGCTTGGCGGAAGGGGCCCCGTGTCGCGGGGCGGGGTTGAGGCAGAAGGAGAGAATTAGAAGGAAAAGAGAGGCGATGGAGGGAGAGGGAAGCGAGAGCCACCTCATTGGGACAGCCCGCAGCGAGGCCTGGTGCAGAGGAAGGTGATGGTCTTGGTGCGGGTGGCATCCGTCCAGCTCCTATCCCAGTCCGCAGCCTTCTCATCCTCGCTTTTCATCCCCATCCTCGCTAAGCAGCTCAGCGCAGGGGACTTCGAGGTCGGGGCGATAGTCTCACTGAACGGAGCCGCCGGCTTCCTTTCCCAGTATCTCTTCGGAAGGGAGGCGGATGTCCGCGGACTCAGGTTCTTCCTTCTTGGGGGCCTTCTACTCTCCGCTATAGCGGCACCCGTGCAGATTCTCGCCCGCACCCCTGCACAGCTCGCAGCTGCCAGATTCCTTGTCGGATTCGCGGGTGGCATCTACCCACCAGCGCTTCTGGCCTACATCTCCGAGACGGGTCGCAGGATGGGGAAAACGGTCTCTTGGGGTTCACTGGGATGGGGCGTGGGGACGCTCGTCGCCGGAGCGCTGGCTTCGATATGGCAGGCCTTCGTGGCGAGCGCTATTTTCTTCACAATCTCATTCGCAATTGCCCTCACACTCCCGACCGTTCCCGAGAGAAGGCTCATCGTGCCCCTGTTTCCCGCGGCTGTGATAAAGCGCAACCTTCCCGTCTACAGTGCACTCCTAATAAGGCACACTGGCGCAAGCGCCGTATGGGCCACGATGCCTATACACATGAGCCTTCTCGGAGCCATGCCCTTTGAGATCGGGGCCCTTTACGCCCTCAACGCCTTTACCCAGTT
Protein-coding regions in this window:
- a CDS encoding MFS transporter, giving the protein MQRKVMVLVRVASVQLLSQSAAFSSSLFIPILAKQLSAGDFEVGAIVSLNGAAGFLSQYLFGREADVRGLRFFLLGGLLLSAIAAPVQILARTPAQLAAARFLVGFAGGIYPPALLAYISETGRRMGKTVSWGSLGWGVGTLVAGALASIWQAFVASAIFFTISFAIALTLPTVPERRLIVPLFPAAVIKRNLPVYSALLIRHTGASAVWATMPIHMSLLGAMPFEIGALYALNAFTQFISMYHLDRFSSSRTFAVGLLLSSLSFFLFPLATEVRLLVAPWLIVGIAWSCLYIGGLRFVTETSAEVATSTGLVGSTISLSGILGPVLGGAVSGAAGNYTAMMFLASAMTLAAMALFVYQLARNRISRQEALAPMNS